A section of the Pimelobacter simplex genome encodes:
- a CDS encoding M20 family metallopeptidase, with amino-acid sequence MTAATDKTLARLDGMRDEMVSTLQEAIAIQSINPTYPDQDYDDLVGGETAVSQLLAGHYREAGAETQLFGDAAGRDNVVGVVRGTGGGRSLIFNGHVDVVPAGDAGAWTHDPFAGHVDGTHIWGRGSVDMKSGLVAQAFAARALHESGVRLRGDLILQGVAGEENLEHHLGTSLVLGNGFVAHGAIIAEPTGAVGPLSVMPATPGVLVMRITVTGKTGHASARSLMRAQLRSSPDEEPIAASALDSALRVHDALRRLEDEWEVTLTDPLFEPGQFTIGLDVIDGGARAARNVAFIPDETTLDYAIFYPPSVDVATIQSEITATVARAAEADPWLRRNLPKVEWPMHYPGGRTDRSDPLCQTVVAAREEAAAGTAYAGAPDVRPFPSATDLTWFTAAGIPAVGLGPGSLSMAHAVDERCAIDEIVVAAKAYAAAAIRWCGAV; translated from the coding sequence TGACCGCCGCCACGGACAAGACCCTGGCCCGTCTCGACGGGATGCGCGACGAGATGGTCAGCACGCTCCAGGAGGCCATCGCCATCCAGAGCATCAACCCGACCTACCCCGACCAGGACTACGACGACCTGGTCGGCGGCGAGACGGCGGTCTCCCAGCTGCTCGCCGGGCACTACCGGGAGGCCGGCGCGGAGACCCAGCTGTTCGGTGACGCGGCCGGGCGCGACAACGTCGTCGGGGTCGTGCGCGGCACCGGAGGCGGCCGCTCGCTGATCTTCAACGGCCACGTGGACGTCGTACCGGCGGGTGATGCGGGGGCCTGGACCCACGACCCGTTCGCCGGGCACGTCGACGGCACCCACATCTGGGGCCGCGGCTCGGTCGACATGAAGAGCGGGTTGGTGGCGCAGGCCTTCGCGGCCCGGGCACTGCACGAGTCCGGCGTCCGCCTGCGCGGCGACCTGATCCTCCAGGGCGTCGCCGGCGAGGAGAACCTCGAGCACCACCTGGGCACCTCGCTCGTCCTCGGCAACGGCTTCGTCGCCCACGGCGCGATCATCGCCGAGCCGACCGGTGCCGTCGGCCCCTTGAGCGTCATGCCGGCCACGCCGGGCGTCCTCGTCATGCGGATCACCGTCACCGGCAAGACCGGGCACGCCTCCGCGCGCTCGCTGATGCGCGCCCAGCTGCGCAGCAGCCCGGACGAGGAGCCGATCGCCGCCAGCGCCCTCGACAGCGCGCTGCGGGTGCACGACGCGCTGCGCCGGCTGGAGGACGAGTGGGAGGTGACGTTGACCGACCCGCTGTTCGAGCCCGGGCAGTTCACCATCGGCCTCGACGTCATCGACGGCGGCGCCCGCGCGGCGCGCAACGTCGCGTTCATCCCGGACGAGACCACGCTGGACTACGCGATCTTCTACCCGCCGTCGGTCGACGTCGCGACCATCCAGTCCGAGATCACCGCGACGGTCGCGCGGGCCGCCGAGGCCGACCCGTGGCTGCGGCGCAACCTGCCCAAGGTCGAGTGGCCGATGCACTACCCCGGTGGGCGCACCGACCGCAGCGACCCGCTGTGCCAGACCGTCGTCGCGGCGCGCGAGGAGGCCGCCGCCGGTACGGCGTACGCCGGGGCGCCCGACGTGCGCCCCTTCCCGAGCGCCACCGACCTCACCTGGTTCACCGCCGCGGGCATCCCCGCGGTCGGCCTGGGGCCGGGCTCGCTGTCGATGGCGCACGCCGTCGACGAGCGGTGCGCCATCGACGAGATCGTCGTCGCCGCCAAGGCCTACGCGGCCGCGGCGATCCGCTGGTGCGGTGCGGTGTGA
- a CDS encoding nitrilase-related carbon-nitrogen hydrolase, which yields MTGPATPATPAAPVAPYLAVGLSTYVHGIGAREHIARNLDTIEEAFHAAVSIVGINMPVKLVALSEGALTGFTDEIYDLPHVRSARDLFIDIPGPETERIAELARMYDTYVIVQCKARWPEVIEDRFFNVMVVISPSGEIVHRAAKNHVWCREHSCTPHDVYDRWVELFGDGIDAFYPVLRTPDIGNIGTICCSDGEYPEAVRALALNGAEVVYRPSEAVPMTTAGPDDGGTWLLQNRAHAHFNSLYMLCPNTGPVYSSPAAEHPVDIAGGNGHIVDYNGHVVARASSGANAIITAPVDIEALRQFRMMNLNSNWLKDVRTELFRRMYDRPIHPANLWLDTEPGRHADVDEIYRANIARLVASGAWTEPSVRFPGARHFPTPADGDLDAIASDWS from the coding sequence GTGACGGGGCCTGCCACGCCTGCCACGCCGGCCGCGCCCGTCGCGCCGTACCTCGCGGTCGGGCTGTCGACGTACGTCCACGGCATCGGGGCGCGCGAGCACATCGCCCGCAACCTCGACACGATCGAGGAGGCCTTCCACGCCGCGGTCTCGATCGTCGGGATCAACATGCCGGTCAAGCTCGTGGCGCTCTCCGAGGGCGCGCTCACCGGCTTCACCGACGAGATCTACGACCTCCCGCACGTCCGCAGCGCGCGCGACCTTTTCATCGACATCCCCGGCCCCGAGACCGAGCGGATCGCCGAGCTGGCGCGCATGTACGACACCTACGTCATCGTGCAGTGCAAGGCGCGCTGGCCCGAGGTGATCGAGGACCGGTTCTTCAACGTCATGGTGGTGATCTCGCCGAGCGGTGAGATCGTGCACCGCGCCGCGAAGAACCACGTGTGGTGCCGCGAGCACTCGTGCACGCCGCACGACGTCTACGACCGCTGGGTCGAGCTGTTCGGCGACGGGATCGACGCCTTCTACCCGGTGCTGCGCACGCCGGACATCGGCAACATCGGCACGATCTGCTGCAGCGACGGCGAGTACCCCGAGGCCGTGCGGGCGCTCGCCCTCAACGGTGCCGAGGTCGTCTACCGGCCCAGCGAGGCGGTGCCGATGACCACCGCGGGCCCGGACGACGGCGGCACGTGGCTCCTGCAGAACCGGGCGCACGCGCACTTCAACAGCCTCTACATGCTGTGCCCGAACACCGGTCCGGTGTACTCCTCCCCCGCGGCGGAGCACCCCGTCGACATCGCCGGCGGCAACGGGCACATCGTCGACTACAACGGGCACGTGGTCGCCCGCGCCTCCTCCGGCGCCAACGCGATCATCACCGCCCCGGTCGACATCGAGGCGCTGCGCCAGTTCCGGATGATGAACCTCAACTCCAACTGGCTCAAGGACGTCCGGACCGAGCTGTTCCGCCGGATGTACGACCGGCCGATCCACCCGGCCAACCTCTGGCTCGACACCGAGCCGGGGCGGCACGCGGATGTCGACGAGATCTACCGCGCCAACATCGCGCGACTCGTCGCGTCGGGGGCCTGGACCGAGCCGTCGGTGCGGTTCCCGGGTGCGCGCCACTTCCCCACCCCGGCCGACGGCGACCTGGACGCGATCGCGTCCGACTGGTCCTAG
- the tkt gene encoding transketolase, whose product MIPELEWTDLDRKAVDTARVLAMDAVQKVGNGHPGTAMSLAPAAYLLFQKVMRHDPADPAWIARDRFILSCGHSSITLYTQLFLGGFGLELGDLEALRTWGSKTPGHPEYGHTAGVEVTTGPLGQGVANAVGMAMAARREKGLLDPEARESASLFDHHIYVLASDGDLEEGVSSEASSIAGTQELGNLTVIYDANRISIEGDTHIAFNEDVAKRYEAYGWHVQTVDWTGTDHADLANYEEDVPALHAAIKAADEVTDKPSLIVLKTVIAWPAPNAQNTEAAHGSALGADEVAATKKVLGFDPDKTFEVPADVLAHTRSLVERGKAWGAAWDKEYDAWAAANPEGAALLHRLKDRRLPDGIEAVLPVFEADAKGVATRAASGKVINAVAGVMPELWGGSADLAGSNNTTIKDAPSFLPVDRSVEEWTGDPYQGRVLHFGIREHGMGAIMNGIAVHGGTRVFGGTFLTFSDYMRGAVRVGALMKAPVVYVWTHDSIGLGEDGPTHQPIEHLAALRAIPGLDVIRPADANETAAAWLQVLRNNDRPAGLILSRQNVPTFPRGTDGYATTDDVAKGGYVLLDAEGGQPDVVLLATGSEVQHAVAARDKLAAEGIGARVVSLPCLEWFDAQTQAYRDAVIPPTVKARVSVEAGVRQGWRDYVGDAGRIVSIDHYGASADAGTLFREFGFTPEAVVQAAKESIAAAARD is encoded by the coding sequence ATGATCCCGGAGCTCGAGTGGACCGACCTCGACCGCAAGGCAGTTGACACCGCCCGCGTCCTCGCCATGGACGCCGTCCAGAAGGTGGGCAACGGTCACCCGGGCACGGCCATGAGCCTCGCGCCGGCCGCGTACCTGCTGTTCCAGAAGGTCATGCGCCACGACCCGGCCGACCCGGCCTGGATCGCCCGCGACCGGTTCATCCTGTCCTGCGGCCACTCCTCGATCACCCTCTACACCCAGCTCTTCCTCGGCGGCTTCGGCCTCGAGCTCGGCGACCTCGAGGCGCTGCGCACCTGGGGCAGCAAGACCCCCGGCCACCCCGAGTACGGCCACACCGCCGGCGTCGAGGTCACCACCGGCCCGCTCGGCCAGGGCGTGGCCAACGCGGTCGGCATGGCGATGGCGGCCCGCCGCGAGAAGGGCCTGCTCGACCCCGAGGCCCGCGAGAGCGCGTCGCTGTTCGACCACCACATCTACGTGCTCGCCTCCGACGGTGACCTCGAGGAGGGCGTCAGCAGCGAGGCGTCGTCCATCGCGGGCACCCAGGAGCTCGGCAACCTCACCGTCATCTACGACGCCAACCGGATCTCGATCGAGGGCGACACCCACATCGCCTTCAACGAGGACGTCGCGAAGCGCTACGAGGCCTACGGCTGGCACGTCCAGACCGTCGACTGGACCGGCACCGACCACGCCGACCTCGCGAACTACGAGGAGGACGTCCCGGCCCTGCACGCCGCGATCAAGGCCGCCGACGAGGTCACCGACAAGCCCTCGCTGATCGTGCTCAAGACGGTCATCGCCTGGCCGGCGCCCAACGCCCAGAACACCGAGGCCGCCCACGGCTCGGCCCTCGGCGCCGACGAGGTCGCCGCGACCAAGAAGGTCCTCGGCTTCGACCCGGACAAGACCTTCGAGGTCCCCGCCGACGTCCTGGCCCACACCCGCTCGCTCGTCGAGCGCGGCAAGGCCTGGGGCGCCGCCTGGGACAAGGAGTACGACGCCTGGGCCGCGGCCAACCCCGAGGGCGCCGCCCTGCTCCACCGGCTCAAGGACCGCCGCCTGCCCGACGGCATCGAGGCCGTCCTGCCGGTCTTCGAGGCCGACGCCAAGGGCGTCGCCACCCGCGCGGCGTCCGGCAAGGTCATCAACGCCGTCGCCGGTGTCATGCCCGAGCTGTGGGGCGGCTCGGCCGACCTCGCCGGCTCCAACAACACCACGATCAAGGACGCGCCGTCGTTCCTGCCGGTCGACCGCTCCGTCGAGGAGTGGACGGGCGACCCCTACCAGGGCCGCGTCCTGCACTTCGGCATCCGCGAGCACGGCATGGGCGCGATCATGAACGGCATCGCCGTCCACGGCGGCACCCGCGTCTTCGGCGGCACCTTCCTCACGTTCTCCGACTACATGCGCGGCGCGGTCCGCGTCGGCGCACTGATGAAGGCGCCGGTCGTCTACGTCTGGACCCACGACTCCATCGGCCTCGGCGAGGACGGCCCCACCCACCAGCCGATCGAGCACCTGGCGGCGCTGCGCGCCATCCCGGGCCTCGACGTCATCCGCCCGGCCGACGCCAACGAGACCGCCGCCGCCTGGCTCCAGGTCCTGCGCAACAACGACCGGCCCGCCGGCCTGATCCTCAGCCGCCAGAACGTCCCGACGTTCCCCCGCGGCACCGACGGCTACGCCACCACCGACGACGTCGCCAAGGGCGGCTACGTCCTGCTCGACGCCGAGGGCGGCCAGCCCGACGTCGTCCTGCTGGCGACCGGCTCCGAGGTCCAGCACGCCGTCGCCGCGCGCGACAAGCTCGCCGCCGAGGGCATCGGCGCCCGCGTCGTCTCGCTCCCCTGCCTCGAGTGGTTCGACGCCCAGACCCAGGCCTACCGCGACGCGGTCATCCCGCCCACCGTCAAGGCGCGCGTCTCCGTCGAGGCCGGCGTCAGGCAGGGCTGGCGCGACTACGTCGGCGACGCCGGGCGCATCGTCAGCATCGACCACTACGGCGCCAGCGCCGACGCCGGCACGCTCTTCCGCGAGTTCGGGTTCACGCCCGAGGCCGTCGTCCAGGCCGCCAAGGAGAGCATCGCGGCGGCTGCTCGCGACTGA
- the tal gene encoding transaldolase, with amino-acid sequence MSERLKALADAGVSIWLDDLSRERIETGNLAALVADKSVVGVTTNPTIFAGAISDGERYDAQVRGLVADGADADKVIFALTTDDVRNACDVLAPVAAAHHADGRVSIEVEPTLANDTDATVASAKALWAAVDRPNALIKIPATLEGLPAITSVIAAGISVNVTLIFSVERYRGVMDAYLAGLEQAQAAGIDLATIQSVASFFVSRVDTEIDARLDKIGSDEALALRGQAAVANARLAYAAFEEVLASDRWQALAAAGAHPQRPLWASTGVKNPAYPDTLYVTDLVVADTVNTMPEKTLLAFADHGEVEGDQVTGQGAAAQQVFDRLTAAGIDLDDVFAVLETEGVDKFKTSWTELVATVEAQMAQAGG; translated from the coding sequence ATGAGTGAACGACTGAAGGCCCTCGCTGACGCGGGGGTGTCCATCTGGCTCGACGACCTGTCCCGCGAGCGGATCGAGACCGGCAACCTCGCCGCGCTCGTCGCCGACAAGTCGGTGGTCGGCGTGACCACCAACCCGACGATCTTCGCCGGGGCGATCTCCGACGGCGAGCGCTACGACGCCCAGGTGCGCGGGCTCGTCGCCGACGGTGCCGACGCCGACAAGGTGATCTTCGCGCTCACCACCGACGACGTCCGCAACGCGTGCGACGTGCTCGCCCCCGTGGCGGCCGCCCACCACGCCGACGGCCGGGTCTCGATCGAGGTGGAGCCCACGCTCGCCAACGACACCGACGCCACGGTCGCCTCGGCCAAGGCGCTGTGGGCGGCGGTCGACCGGCCCAACGCGCTCATCAAGATCCCGGCGACCCTCGAGGGCCTGCCCGCGATCACCTCGGTGATCGCGGCCGGCATCAGCGTCAACGTCACGCTGATCTTCTCCGTCGAGCGCTACCGCGGCGTCATGGACGCCTACCTCGCCGGCCTGGAGCAGGCCCAGGCGGCCGGCATCGACCTGGCCACCATCCAGTCGGTGGCGTCCTTCTTCGTCTCCCGCGTCGACACCGAGATCGACGCGCGGCTCGACAAGATCGGCTCCGACGAGGCGCTCGCGCTGCGCGGCCAGGCCGCCGTGGCCAACGCCCGCCTGGCCTACGCCGCCTTCGAGGAGGTCCTCGCCTCCGACCGGTGGCAGGCGCTCGCCGCGGCCGGCGCCCACCCGCAGCGCCCGCTCTGGGCCTCCACGGGCGTCAAGAACCCGGCGTACCCCGACACGCTCTACGTCACCGACCTCGTCGTCGCCGACACGGTCAACACGATGCCCGAGAAGACCCTCCTCGCCTTCGCCGACCACGGCGAGGTCGAGGGCGACCAGGTCACCGGCCAGGGCGCTGCCGCCCAGCAGGTCTTCGACCGCCTCACCGCGGCCGGCATCGACCTCGACGACGTGTTCGCCGTGCTCGAGACCGAGGGTGTCGACAAGTTCAAGACCTCGTGGACGGAGCTCGTCGCCACCGTCGAGGCGCAGATGGCCCAGGCCGGAGGCTGA
- the pgi gene encoding glucose-6-phosphate isomerase, with the protein MGAAPVDPRSTAAWASLTRLADGFTPDLRRWFADDPDRTDHLSYDAGDLHVDLSRNLLSAEVLDALVALGAEVGLPARRDAMFRGDQINVSENRAVLHTALRRAADSNLVVGGADVVEEVQTVLRRIYAFADDVRSGTWRGFTGQAIRTVVNIGIGGSDLGPVMAYEALKPYAQAGLECRFVSNIDPTDAAETLTGLDPATTLFIVSSKTFGTLETLTNARLCRAWLLDGVRAVADGAPADADIVARHFVAVSTALDKVAEFGIDPANAFGFWDWVGGRYSVDSAIGTSLAVAIGPERFEEFLAGFRTIDEHFQSAPLERNVPALMGLLNVWYTNFLGAQTHAVLPYAQSLHRFPAYLQQLTMESNGKRVRWDGTPVTTDTGEVFWGEPGTNGQHAFYQLIHQGTRLVPADFIAFATPTYPLADGATDVHELLLANFLAQTRALAFGKTADEVRAEGTAEAIVPARVFPGNRPTTSIMAPALTPSVLGQLIALYEHITFTQGVVWGIDSFDQWGVELGKQLAVQIAPALAGDADVLAAQDTSTQAFVRYYREHRQR; encoded by the coding sequence GTGGGCGCGGCTCCCGTCGACCCCCGGTCGACCGCTGCCTGGGCGAGCCTGACCCGGCTCGCCGACGGTTTCACTCCCGACCTGCGTCGTTGGTTCGCCGACGACCCCGACCGCACCGACCACCTGTCGTACGACGCGGGCGACCTCCACGTCGACCTGTCCCGCAACCTGCTCTCGGCCGAGGTCCTCGACGCGCTCGTCGCGCTGGGGGCCGAGGTCGGGCTGCCGGCGCGCCGGGACGCGATGTTCCGCGGTGACCAGATCAACGTCAGCGAGAACCGCGCCGTGCTCCACACGGCGCTGCGGCGCGCGGCCGACTCCAACCTCGTCGTCGGCGGCGCCGACGTCGTCGAGGAGGTCCAGACCGTCCTGCGCCGGATCTACGCCTTCGCCGACGACGTCCGCTCCGGCACCTGGCGCGGCTTCACCGGCCAGGCGATCCGCACGGTCGTCAACATCGGCATCGGCGGCTCCGACCTCGGCCCGGTGATGGCCTACGAGGCGCTCAAGCCCTACGCCCAGGCGGGCCTGGAGTGCCGGTTCGTCAGCAACATCGACCCGACCGACGCGGCCGAGACCCTCACCGGACTCGACCCGGCAACCACCCTCTTCATCGTGTCGAGCAAGACCTTCGGGACCCTCGAGACCCTCACCAACGCGCGCCTGTGCCGGGCCTGGCTCCTCGACGGGGTCCGCGCGGTCGCCGACGGCGCCCCCGCCGACGCCGACATCGTCGCCCGCCACTTCGTCGCGGTCTCCACCGCGCTCGACAAGGTCGCCGAGTTCGGCATCGACCCGGCCAACGCCTTCGGCTTCTGGGACTGGGTCGGCGGGCGCTACTCCGTCGACTCCGCCATCGGCACCTCGCTCGCCGTCGCCATCGGCCCCGAGCGCTTCGAGGAGTTCCTGGCCGGCTTCCGCACCATCGACGAGCACTTCCAGAGCGCGCCGCTGGAGCGCAACGTGCCCGCGCTGATGGGCCTGCTCAACGTCTGGTACACCAACTTCCTCGGTGCCCAGACCCACGCGGTGCTGCCCTACGCCCAGTCGCTGCACCGCTTCCCGGCGTACCTGCAGCAGCTGACGATGGAGTCCAACGGCAAGCGCGTCCGCTGGGACGGAACCCCCGTCACCACCGACACCGGCGAGGTCTTCTGGGGCGAGCCCGGCACCAACGGCCAGCACGCCTTCTACCAGCTGATCCACCAGGGCACCCGGCTCGTCCCGGCCGACTTCATCGCCTTCGCCACGCCGACCTACCCGCTCGCCGACGGCGCCACCGACGTCCACGAGCTGCTGCTCGCCAACTTCCTGGCCCAGACCCGGGCCCTGGCGTTCGGCAAGACCGCCGACGAGGTCCGCGCCGAGGGCACCGCCGAGGCGATCGTCCCGGCCCGGGTCTTCCCCGGCAACCGGCCCACGACCTCGATCATGGCGCCCGCGCTCACGCCGTCCGTCCTCGGCCAGCTCATCGCGCTCTACGAGCACATCACGTTCACCCAGGGCGTCGTCTGGGGCATCGACAGCTTCGACCAGTGGGGCGTCGAGCTCGGCAAGCAGCTCGCCGTCCAGATCGCCCCGGCACTCGCCGGCGACGCCGACGTGCTGGCCGCCCAGGACACCTCCACCCAGGCCTTCGTCCGCTACTACCGGGAGCACCGTCAGCGATGA
- the pgl gene encoding 6-phosphogluconolactonase — translation MTTPTPDRPAPLVEVHPDPPALATAIAGELLNRIADAQAAGHVPDIGLTGGTIADAVHREIARLAPASGVDWGAVSFWFGDERYVPADSPDRNLVQARAAFLDEVGAFRVHTAPASDESDDLAASAASYAATIRSEGGGDFDVLMLGVGPDGHVASLFPHHPGLDVVDAITAPVEDSPKPPPDRVTLTFEALNRAQSVWFLVSGDAKADAVRRALAEEGSVQDTPARGVSGKAETVWFLDSGAASAL, via the coding sequence ATGACCACGCCCACCCCTGACCGCCCCGCCCCCCTCGTCGAGGTCCACCCGGACCCGCCCGCCCTGGCCACCGCCATCGCCGGCGAGCTCCTCAACCGGATCGCCGACGCCCAGGCCGCCGGCCACGTCCCCGACATCGGCCTCACCGGCGGCACCATCGCCGACGCGGTCCACCGCGAGATCGCCCGCCTGGCCCCCGCCTCCGGCGTCGACTGGGGCGCGGTGAGCTTCTGGTTCGGAGACGAGCGCTACGTCCCCGCCGACTCCCCCGACCGCAACCTGGTCCAGGCCCGCGCGGCCTTCCTCGACGAGGTCGGCGCCTTCCGGGTCCACACCGCCCCCGCCTCCGACGAGTCCGACGACCTCGCCGCCTCCGCCGCCTCCTACGCCGCCACGATCCGCTCCGAGGGCGGCGGGGACTTCGACGTCCTCATGCTCGGCGTCGGCCCCGACGGCCACGTCGCCTCCCTCTTCCCCCACCACCCCGGACTCGACGTCGTCGACGCCATCACCGCCCCCGTCGAGGACTCCCCCAAGCCCCCACCCGACCGCGTCACCCTCACCTTCGAGGCCCTCAACCGCGCCCAGTCGGTCTGGTTCCTGGTCAGCGGCGACGCCAAGGCCGACGCGGTACGCCGCGCGCTCGCCGAGGAGGGCTCCGTCCAGGACACCCCCGCCCGCGGAGTGTCCGGCAAGGCCGAGACGGTGTGGTTCCTGGACAGCGGGGCGGCCAGCGCGCTCTGA
- a CDS encoding class F sortase, which produces MRSSLLRLPLVLVLALVLALITAPPGPVRLSSAAPPPAPDPAPDPGAASSSARPSGAGRVAPVAARSPGFAGLTTPSGHELGVARLPDGTTGLCLDTGPRPWPTPASGHPRATTVTDPVVGYLLSVRLPRARRDPAHAAALWWAIGLLRGRNSGPAAMRAYLAELGRVDAGLAARVRRTGGRWVRDAVRHAAPRHGYRAPTPVLAPGGLTGLGLRSARGLPVPGVRVHLRLTGGATFADGRTTRAFTTTTTAPAPVTWRRGSEPARAVGVQVTYAQVPEHRFRLHRSGPRVQRVATSSGLRILRTHATAPALRIPVIRTQVNLQHAQVGARLVDAVTVSGLGTRRLPSPLLGEWQLLGPVAPAPAPAPASAPSPAACRDRDWSGAPLAGHGRFTVPHDGTFSVGATPVTVTGCYTYRERLAGSATTAPAPWTPAGLVEETTLVTSTPHIRTLVNRQRATEGDTLIDKVVVTGLPTGPGTSDASEASGSSLTGQWQLLGPVAPDRAGRCARASWTGAPVAGAGTFPVPLTGATSATVAVGRTRITRGGCYTYREALAGSPHSAPVSWTAAGIAEETSLVGPRPVPVPHHPRVDTGGSRKGAAQHGRTRGRATVALPRLGLTATLSGVAFRGSVLPAPRGAHHAGQWTHGAPLDALVGTTVLTGHVADDRGRPGAFAGLRSARRGDVVRVAEGGTVRRWRVTRTWSADRSRLPRSVFTQDVDRRLVLITCTDRVATPGGGFHYRRNLVVEAVPW; this is translated from the coding sequence ATGCGATCCTCCCTGCTCCGGCTCCCCCTCGTCCTCGTCCTCGCGCTGGTCCTCGCGCTGATCACCGCTCCCCCCGGACCGGTCCGCCTCAGCTCCGCCGCGCCGCCTCCCGCGCCCGATCCCGCGCCCGACCCCGGCGCCGCCTCGAGCAGCGCCCGGCCCAGCGGTGCCGGGCGGGTAGCGCCCGTCGCCGCCCGCAGCCCCGGCTTCGCCGGCCTCACCACCCCCAGCGGACACGAGCTCGGCGTCGCCCGCCTCCCCGACGGCACCACCGGACTCTGCCTCGACACCGGCCCGCGCCCCTGGCCCACCCCCGCCTCCGGACACCCCCGCGCCACCACCGTCACCGACCCCGTCGTCGGCTACCTCCTCTCGGTCCGCCTCCCCCGCGCCCGACGCGACCCCGCGCACGCTGCGGCGCTGTGGTGGGCGATCGGGCTGCTGCGCGGCCGGAACTCCGGGCCCGCTGCCATGCGCGCCTACCTCGCCGAGCTCGGGCGGGTCGACGCCGGGCTCGCGGCGCGCGTGCGTCGTACGGGGGGAAGGTGGGTGCGCGACGCAGTCCGCCACGCCGCCCCGCGCCACGGCTACCGCGCGCCGACGCCCGTGCTCGCCCCGGGCGGGCTCACCGGCCTGGGCCTGCGGTCGGCCCGCGGACTCCCGGTGCCCGGCGTCCGCGTCCACCTGCGCCTGACCGGCGGGGCGACCTTCGCCGACGGCCGGACCACCCGTGCCTTCACCACCACGACCACCGCCCCCGCGCCCGTGACCTGGCGTCGTGGCTCCGAGCCCGCCCGCGCCGTCGGGGTCCAGGTCACCTATGCCCAGGTCCCCGAGCACCGCTTCCGGCTCCACCGGTCGGGTCCGCGGGTCCAGCGCGTCGCGACCTCCTCCGGCCTCCGGATCCTCCGCACCCACGCGACCGCACCCGCCCTCCGGATCCCCGTCATCCGGACCCAGGTCAACCTCCAGCACGCTCAGGTCGGCGCCCGCCTGGTCGACGCCGTCACCGTCTCCGGCCTCGGTACCCGCCGGCTGCCCAGCCCGCTCCTCGGCGAGTGGCAGCTCCTCGGCCCGGTCGCGCCGGCACCCGCGCCGGCACCCGCATCCGCGCCGTCCCCGGCGGCCTGCCGGGACCGCGACTGGTCCGGGGCACCACTCGCCGGCCACGGACGGTTCACGGTCCCCCACGACGGCACCTTCTCCGTCGGCGCCACCCCGGTCACCGTGACCGGCTGCTACACCTACCGCGAGCGCCTCGCCGGCTCCGCCACCACCGCCCCCGCACCGTGGACGCCGGCCGGTCTGGTCGAGGAGACCACCCTGGTCACCAGCACTCCCCACATCCGGACCCTCGTCAACCGCCAACGAGCCACCGAGGGCGACACGCTCATCGACAAGGTGGTCGTCACCGGTCTGCCGACCGGCCCCGGTACGAGCGACGCCTCCGAGGCATCCGGCAGCTCGCTGACCGGCCAGTGGCAGCTCCTCGGCCCGGTCGCGCCGGACCGGGCCGGCCGCTGCGCCCGCGCCTCGTGGACGGGCGCTCCGGTGGCCGGCGCCGGCACCTTCCCGGTCCCGCTCACCGGCGCCACCAGCGCGACCGTCGCGGTCGGCCGGACCCGGATCACCCGTGGCGGCTGCTACACCTACCGCGAGGCCCTCGCCGGCTCACCGCACAGCGCGCCGGTGTCCTGGACGGCCGCAGGCATCGCCGAGGAGACCTCCCTCGTCGGACCGCGCCCGGTCCCCGTGCCGCACCACCCGCGCGTCGACACGGGAGGTTCCCGCAAGGGCGCCGCGCAGCACGGCCGGACACGGGGGCGTGCGACGGTCGCGCTGCCCCGCCTCGGGCTGACCGCGACCCTCAGCGGGGTCGCCTTCCGGGGGTCGGTGCTCCCCGCGCCCCGCGGCGCCCACCATGCCGGACAGTGGACCCACGGCGCGCCGCTCGACGCGCTCGTCGGCACCACCGTGCTCACCGGACACGTCGCGGACGACCGTGGCCGGCCCGGCGCGTTCGCCGGGTTGAGGTCGGCGCGCCGGGGTGACGTCGTACGGGTGGCGGAGGGCGGCACCGTCCGCCGTTGGCGCGTCACCCGCACCTGGTCAGCCGACCGCAGTCGGCTGCCGCGCAGCGTCTTCACCCAGGATGTCGACCGTCGCCTCGTGCTCATCACGTGCACGGACCGCGTGGCCACGCCGGGTGGAGGCTTCCACTACCGGCGCAACCTCGTCGTCGAGGCCGTCCCGTGGTGA
- a CDS encoding RNA polymerase-binding protein RbpA, with product MAGGGGNAIRGSRVGAGPMGEAERGEAAPRQAVTYFCANGHRAVITFSVEASVPESWDCPKCGLPAGLDSENAPPAPKIEPYKTHLAYVKERRSDKEAEVILDEAIQLLRSRRKSGEIIF from the coding sequence TTGGCTGGTGGTGGTGGAAACGCGATCCGTGGCAGTCGTGTCGGCGCGGGTCCGATGGGAGAGGCCGAGCGCGGCGAGGCGGCTCCCCGGCAGGCGGTGACGTACTTCTGCGCGAATGGTCACCGAGCCGTGATCACCTTCTCCGTCGAGGCGTCGGTCCCGGAGTCGTGGGACTGCCCCAAGTGCGGCCTGCCCGCCGGTCTCGACTCGGAGAACGCGCCGCCGGCTCCGAAGATCGAGCCGTACAAGACGCACCTGGCCTACGTGAAGGAGCGCCGCTCCGACAAGGAGGCCGAGGTCATCCTCGACGAGGCGATCCAGCTGCTGCGCTCGCGGCGCAAGTCCGGCGAGATCATCTTCTGA